The following proteins come from a genomic window of Enterobacter chengduensis:
- a CDS encoding SmdA family multidrug ABC transporter permease/ATP-binding protein, whose product MRLFAQLSWYFRREWQRYLGAVALLIIIAILQLIPPKVVGYVVDGVTEQHYTTARVLMWVGTLVLTAVIVYLLRYVWRVLLFGASYQLAVELREDFYRQLSRQHPEFYLRHRTGDLIARATNDVDRVVFAAGEGVLTLVDSLVMGCAVLIVMSTQISWQLTLLALLPMPIMALAINRYGEQLHERFKLAQAAFSSLNDRTQESMTSIRMIKAFGLEDRQSALFAADAADTGAKNMRVARIDACFDPTIYIAIGMANLLAIGGGSWMVVQGTLTLGQLTSFAMYLGLMIWPMLALAWMFNIVERGSAAYSRIRAMLAEAPVVIDGSEALPEGRGVMTVDVRQFSYPHTAHPVLENVSFTLQPGQMLGICGPTGSGKSTVLSLLQRHFDVIEGDIHFHDIPLTRLLLDEWRGRLAVVSQTPFLFSDTVANNIALGRPGATQEEIEHVARLASVHDDILRLPQGYETEVGERGVMLSGGQKQRISIARALLLNAEILILDDALSAVDGRTEHQILHNLRQWGDGRTIIISAHRLSALTEASEILVLQHGHIAQRGQHDALAEQPGWYRDMYRYQQLEAALDDAPEQDEEAANA is encoded by the coding sequence GTGCGATTATTTGCCCAATTAAGCTGGTACTTTCGTCGGGAGTGGCAACGCTACCTCGGCGCAGTCGCCCTGCTTATCATTATTGCCATTCTGCAGCTGATCCCGCCGAAAGTGGTGGGCTACGTCGTGGATGGCGTCACCGAACAGCATTACACCACCGCACGGGTGTTGATGTGGGTCGGCACGCTGGTGCTGACGGCGGTGATTGTCTATCTCCTGCGCTACGTCTGGCGCGTGCTGCTGTTTGGTGCGTCCTATCAGCTGGCCGTTGAGCTGCGTGAAGATTTTTACCGCCAGCTGAGCCGACAGCATCCCGAATTTTATCTGCGCCACCGCACCGGGGATCTTATCGCCCGCGCCACTAACGATGTCGACAGGGTAGTCTTTGCCGCCGGGGAAGGGGTGCTGACGCTGGTGGACTCGCTGGTGATGGGCTGTGCGGTGCTGATCGTGATGTCCACGCAGATCAGCTGGCAGCTGACCCTGCTCGCCCTGCTGCCGATGCCGATCATGGCGCTGGCGATCAATCGCTATGGCGAACAGCTGCACGAGCGCTTCAAGCTGGCGCAGGCGGCGTTTTCGTCTCTGAACGATCGCACCCAGGAGAGCATGACCAGCATCCGCATGATCAAAGCGTTTGGCCTGGAAGACCGGCAGTCTGCGCTGTTTGCGGCCGATGCCGCAGACACCGGTGCGAAGAACATGCGCGTCGCGCGTATCGACGCCTGCTTTGACCCGACGATCTATATCGCGATTGGCATGGCAAACCTGCTGGCGATTGGCGGCGGCAGCTGGATGGTGGTGCAGGGCACGCTGACCTTGGGGCAATTGACCAGCTTTGCGATGTATCTGGGGCTGATGATCTGGCCGATGCTGGCGTTGGCCTGGATGTTTAACATCGTGGAGCGCGGCAGCGCCGCCTATAGCCGCATCCGCGCCATGCTGGCCGAAGCGCCGGTAGTCATTGACGGTAGCGAGGCGTTACCGGAAGGACGCGGCGTCATGACTGTCGACGTCCGTCAGTTTAGCTATCCGCATACGGCGCATCCGGTACTGGAAAACGTGAGTTTTACCCTTCAGCCAGGGCAGATGCTGGGCATCTGCGGCCCGACGGGTTCCGGCAAAAGTACCGTGCTCTCTCTGCTTCAGCGCCACTTTGACGTCATCGAGGGCGATATCCACTTCCATGATATTCCCCTGACCAGGCTGCTGCTTGACGAGTGGCGTGGCCGCCTGGCGGTGGTCAGCCAGACGCCGTTCCTGTTTTCGGACACCGTGGCGAACAACATTGCCCTTGGACGCCCCGGGGCGACGCAGGAAGAGATTGAACACGTGGCGCGTTTAGCCAGCGTACATGATGATATTTTGCGTCTGCCGCAGGGCTACGAAACGGAAGTTGGGGAACGCGGCGTCATGCTGTCCGGCGGGCAAAAACAGCGTATCTCCATTGCCCGCGCGCTGCTGCTGAATGCCGAAATCCTTATCCTGGACGACGCGCTGTCCGCCGTGGACGGCCGTACCGAGCATCAAATTCTGCATAACCTGCGCCAGTGGGGCGACGGACGGACAATTATTATCAGCGCCCACCGCCTGTCCGCGCTCACCGAAGCCAGCGAAATTCTGGTTTTACAGCACGGCCATATTGCCCAGCGAGGGCAGCATGACGCGCTGGCCGAGCAGCCGGGCTGGTATCGCGATATGTACCGCTATCAGCAGCTTGAAGCGGCATTGGACGATGCGCCGGAGCAGGATGAGGAGGCCGCCAATGCGTAA
- a CDS encoding SmdB family multidrug efflux ABC transporter permease/ATP-binding protein: MRKLGTMWPTLKRLLAYGSPWRKPLSVAVLLLWIAAIAEVSGPLLISYFIDNMVAKSYLPLGLVAGLGVAYVGLQLTAAGLHYAQSLLFNRAAVGVVQQLRTDVMDAALRQPLSEFDIQPVGQVISRVTNDTEVIRDLYVTVVATVLRSAALIGAMLVAMFSLDWRMALVAITIFPAVLIVMVIYQRYSTPIVRRVRAYLADINDGFNEVINGMSVIQQFRQQARFGERMGEASRSHYMARMQTLRLDGFLLRPLLSLFSALVLCGLLMLFGLSSNGTIEVGVLYAFISYLGRLNEPLIELTTQQSMLQQAVVAGERVFELMDRPRQAYGDDERPLKSGAIAFDNVSFAYREDRLVLQDITLDVPSRGFVALVGHTGSGKSTLASLLMGYYPVTHGEIRLDGRPLASLSHTVLRKGVAMVQQDPVVLADTFYANVTLGRDYSEAQVWAVLETVQLAELARGFSEGINTKLGEQGNNLSVGQKQLLALARVLIETPQVLILDEATASIDSGTEQAIQQALAAVRDHTTLVVIAHRLSTIVDADTILVLHRGQAVERGTHRELLEAKGRYWQMYQLQLAGEELAASVRDEESLSA, encoded by the coding sequence ATGCGTAAGCTCGGAACGATGTGGCCGACGCTCAAACGTCTGCTGGCCTACGGCTCGCCGTGGCGTAAACCGCTCTCGGTTGCCGTGCTTTTACTCTGGATTGCGGCGATTGCAGAGGTGAGCGGTCCGCTGCTCATCAGCTATTTCATCGACAATATGGTCGCCAAAAGCTACCTGCCGCTCGGGCTGGTGGCGGGCTTAGGCGTGGCCTACGTGGGCTTACAGCTGACAGCAGCCGGGCTGCACTATGCCCAGTCGCTGCTGTTTAACCGGGCCGCCGTGGGCGTCGTTCAGCAGCTGCGTACGGATGTGATGGACGCGGCGCTGCGCCAGCCGCTCAGCGAGTTTGATATCCAGCCGGTCGGGCAGGTGATCTCGCGCGTCACCAACGATACCGAGGTGATCCGCGATCTGTACGTCACCGTGGTGGCGACCGTATTGCGCAGCGCGGCGCTGATTGGCGCGATGCTTGTCGCGATGTTCAGCCTCGACTGGCGCATGGCGCTGGTGGCAATCACTATCTTCCCGGCGGTGCTGATCGTCATGGTGATTTACCAGCGCTACAGCACGCCAATCGTGCGTCGGGTGCGCGCCTACCTGGCCGACATCAACGACGGCTTCAATGAAGTGATCAACGGCATGAGCGTCATCCAGCAGTTCCGCCAGCAGGCGCGCTTTGGCGAGCGGATGGGCGAAGCCAGCCGTTCGCACTATATGGCGCGGATGCAGACGCTTCGCCTGGACGGATTCCTGCTGCGACCGCTGCTGAGCCTTTTCTCTGCGCTGGTGCTGTGCGGGCTGCTGATGCTCTTTGGCCTGAGCTCAAACGGTACGATTGAAGTGGGCGTGTTGTACGCCTTTATTAGCTATCTGGGGCGCCTCAACGAGCCGCTGATCGAGCTCACCACCCAGCAATCGATGCTGCAGCAGGCGGTCGTCGCCGGTGAGCGCGTGTTTGAGCTAATGGACAGGCCGCGGCAGGCCTACGGCGATGACGAGCGTCCTCTGAAAAGCGGGGCTATCGCCTTTGATAACGTCTCGTTTGCCTATCGCGAAGACCGCCTGGTACTACAGGACATCACGCTTGACGTTCCGTCGCGCGGTTTCGTCGCGCTGGTGGGGCATACCGGCAGCGGCAAGAGCACGCTGGCCAGCCTGTTAATGGGCTACTACCCGGTTACGCACGGCGAAATCCGCCTCGACGGACGCCCGCTCGCGTCGCTTAGCCACACGGTGTTGCGCAAAGGCGTTGCGATGGTGCAGCAGGATCCGGTCGTGCTGGCCGATACTTTCTACGCCAACGTCACCCTGGGGCGGGACTATTCAGAGGCGCAGGTTTGGGCGGTGCTGGAAACGGTGCAGCTGGCGGAGCTGGCGCGCGGGTTCAGCGAGGGGATCAATACCAAGCTGGGCGAGCAGGGCAACAATCTCTCCGTGGGGCAAAAGCAGCTCCTGGCGCTGGCGCGCGTCCTGATTGAAACGCCGCAGGTGCTGATTCTTGACGAAGCCACGGCCAGCATTGACTCCGGCACCGAGCAGGCCATCCAGCAGGCGCTGGCTGCCGTGCGCGACCATACGACGCTGGTGGTGATTGCCCACCGCCTCTCCACGATCGTCGACGCGGATACCATTCTGGTGCTGCATCGCGGACAGGCCGTGGAGCGCGGCACGCACCGTGAGCTGCTGGAAGCAAAAGGGCGCTACTGGCAGATGTACCAGCTGCAGCTGGCGGGCGAAGAGCTGGCCGCCAGCGTGCGCGATGAAGAGTCGCTTAGCGCCTGA
- a CDS encoding Lrp/AsnC family transcriptional regulator yields MLDKIDRKLLSLLQSDCTLSLQVLADAVNLTTTPCWKRLKKLEDDGILLGRVALLDPEKLGLGLTAFVLIKTQHHSSEWYCRFVTQVSEMPEVLGFWRMAGEYDYLMRVQVADMKRYDDFYKRLVNSVPGLSDVTSSFAMEQIKYTTALPIE; encoded by the coding sequence ATGCTAGATAAAATTGACCGCAAGCTCCTTTCACTGCTGCAAAGTGACTGTACCCTCTCTTTGCAGGTGCTGGCAGATGCCGTTAATCTGACCACCACCCCGTGCTGGAAGCGCCTTAAGAAGCTGGAAGATGACGGCATTCTTCTGGGGCGCGTCGCGTTACTCGATCCCGAAAAGCTGGGGCTTGGGCTGACGGCATTTGTGCTGATAAAAACGCAGCATCACAGCAGCGAGTGGTATTGCCGCTTCGTGACTCAGGTGTCTGAGATGCCCGAAGTGCTCGGTTTCTGGCGTATGGCCGGCGAGTACGATTACCTGATGCGCGTCCAGGTGGCCGACATGAAGCGCTATGATGATTTCTACAAGCGGCTGGTGAACAGCGTCCCGGGCTTATCGGACGTCACCTCAAGCTTCGCCATGGAACAGATTAAGTACACCACAGCCTTACCCATTGAATAA